The following proteins are co-located in the Apium graveolens cultivar Ventura chromosome 5, ASM990537v1, whole genome shotgun sequence genome:
- the LOC141660211 gene encoding uncharacterized protein LOC141660211, producing the protein MSTYSWNCRGLGTPWAIQFLKESVLQKQPRFIFLSETLCKSDIVEKVRVVLKYEGALAVDSQGHNGGLALFWRNNSDLRVLSYNKNLIDVMVDIQGWHTYRMTCLYGEPDRTRRRETWDLIRMLNNQVNLPWVFIGDFNNILSQEDKKEGRMYPIWLIQGFQRMLEDCDLNDLELNGYKYTWERGRDTIEMIEVRLDRAVASSSFLYIFTEVKLTNLGISTSDHSPIYLEPIHQSSRNFIKRLKFENAWLREPM; encoded by the coding sequence ATGAGTACCTACAGCTGGAACTGCCGTGGGCTTGGGACCCCATGGGCAATTCAGTTCCTAAAGGAGTCTGTGCTCCAAAAGCAGCCCAGATTCATTTTTCTTAGTGAAACATTATGCAAAAGTGACATTGTAGAGAAAGTTAGAGTTGTTTTAAAGTATGAAGGAGCTTTAGCAGTCGACTCGCAGGGTCATAATGGTGGCCTAGCTTTGTTTTGGAGGAATAATAGTGATCTAAGGGTGTTATCTTACAACAAAAACCTTATTGATGTAATGGTGGATATACAAGGATGGCATACTTATAGGATGACTTGTTTATATGGGGAACCGGATCGTACGAGACGAAGAGAAACTTGGGACTTGATCAGAATGTTAAATAATCAAGTTAATTTGCCATGGGTTTTTATCGGTGATTTTAACAACATTTTGAGTCAAGAGGACAAAAAAGAAGGTAGAATGTATCCTATCTGGCTGATTCAGGGGTTTCAAAGAATGTTGGAGGATTGTGATCTAAATGATTTGGAACTAAATGGTTACAAGTATACATGGGAAAGGGGACGGGACACCATTGAGATGATTGAAGTTAGGTTGGATCGTGCAGTTGCTTCTAGTAGTTTTCTGTATATTTTCACTGAAGTCAAACTCACTAATCTGGGCATTTCAACTAGTGATCATAGTCCAATATATTTGGAACCAATCCATCAATCCAGCAGAAATTTCATTAAAAGATTGAAATTTGAGAATGCTTGGCTAAGAGAGCCAATGTGA
- the LOC141660210 gene encoding uncharacterized protein LOC141660210 — translation MRMRQDIVDDEDISLDSSDFMNHVQGENEPLYPGCESFTKMRALVKLYNLKAKHGISDKCFSDVLLLLTSMLPEGNSMPSSFGEAKKTLCTLGMDYEKIHACPNDCLLYRGERDEDETICRICGASRWKLNKKGEELEGIPAKVPWYFPLIPRLRNLFNTAQIAKDMTWHKTERQNDGKIRQPADSKTWKDVDQRWPEFAAEARNLRLALSSNGFNPFHGPGSDHSTWPVLLSIYNLPPWLCMKRKYIMLSLLISGPNQPGNDIDIYLQPLIEDLQKLWHGKQVYDAFKKESFILRGILLWTISDYPALGNLSGNIIKGYNACVVCVDKTKATRLATYKKMVVLRHRRWLPRNHPYQRQKSAFDNTMEKLSEPIPLTGEEVLERVLPLADHVYVRHTLDVMHIEKNICEALTGTLLNIPGKIKDRESVRIDMAEMGIRMELRPKNSGKKEKLPMASWNLLHKEKKIVCSSLIGMKLPDGFCLNLKGIVSMDTLRLVGMKSYDCHTMLHHLLPIALRKNAVSIGGDLMPARKALPPSLFDVMIHLSVHLVREVELCGPIFLRWMYPFERYMKTFKGYVRNRAHPEGCIAEAYIAEEAVECLVNFEEPTVGLPGRDKNKEKYRPLSGATMIKSSIKDLH, via the exons ATGAGAATGAGGCAGGATATTGTCGATGATGAGGATATTTCGTTAGATTCTTCTGATTTTATGAATCATGTTCAAGGTGAAAATGAACCACTTTATCCTGGATGCGAGAGTTTTACAAAAATGAGAGCTTTAGTCAAGTTGTATAATTTAAAAGCAAAACATGGTATTTCTGATAAATGCTTTTCCGATGTCCTTCTTTTGCTTACATCAATGCTTCCGGAAGGCAACAGTATGCCTTCATCTTTCGGTGAAGCCAAGAAAACTTTATGTACTTTAGGCATGGATTATGAAAAAATACATGCGTGTCCGAATGATTGTCTCTTATACCGCGGTGAGAGGGACGAAGATGAGACGATTTGCCGAATATGTGGGGCATCTAGATGGAAGTTAAACAAGAAAGGAGAAGAATTGGAAGGGATCCCTGCTAAGGTCCCATGGTACTTTCCATTGATACCAAGATTGAGAAATTTGTTCAATACAGCTCAGATTGCAAAGGACATGACTTGGCATAAAACCGAGCGACAAAATGATGGTAAAATTAGACAGCCGGCTGACTCAAAGACATGGAAGGATGTCGATCAAAGGTGGCCTGAGTTTGCTGCAGAGGCTAGGAACCTTCGGTTAGCTTTATCCTCCAATGGATTTAATCCTTTCCATGGACCAGGAAGTGATCACTCAACATGGCCTGTGTTGCTTTCAATTTACAacctcccaccttggctttgtatGAAGAGAAAGTACATTATGCTAAGTTTATTGATATCCGGACCAAATCAGCCTGGAAATGATATTGATATATACCTTCAACCACTTATAGAAGATTTGCAGAAATTGTGGCATGGGAAACAAGTTTATGATGCATTTAAGAAAGAGTCTTTCATACTAAGAGGAATTTTATTGTGGACAATTAGTGATTATCCAGCCTTAGGAAACTTGTCGGGTAACATCATTAAAGGATATAATGCTTGTGTAGTTTGTGTTGATAAAACAAAAGCTACCAGGTTGGCTACTTACAAAAAGATGGTGGTTCTGAGACATCGTAGATGGCTGCCCAGAAATCATCCATATCAAAGGCAAAAATCAGCCTTTGATAACACCATGGAGAAGTTATCAGAACCTATTCCTTTAACTGGAGAGGAGGTGTTAGAAAGGGTACTACCACTAGCGGACCATGTTTATG TTCGCCATACCCTCGATGTGATGCatatagaaaaaaatatatgCGAGGCTTTAACCGGTACATTGCTAAATATTCCCGGGAAGATAAAAGATAGAGAATCTGTTCGTATTGATATGGCTGAAATGGGAATAAGAATGGAGCTGAGACCaaaaaattctggaaaaaaaGAGAAGTTACCGATGGCATCTTGGAACTTATTGCATAAAGAAAAAAAGATTGTCTGCTCGTCCTTGATTGGCATGAAGTTACCTGATGGTTTTTGTTTGAACCTTAAGGGTATAGTATCAATGGACACTCTGCGACTTGTTGGAATGAAATCTTACGACTGTCATACAATGTTACATCACTTGCTCCCCATCGCACTTCG aaaaaatgcAGTCTCAATTGGTGGAGACCTTATGCCAGCTAGAAAAGCACTTCCCCCTTCCTTGTTTGATGTAATGATCCATCTCTCAGTTCATCTTGTAAGAGAAGTTGAGCTTTGTGGTCCTATCTTCCTACGTTGGATGTATCCTTTCGAGAGATATATGAAGACGTTCAAGGGATATGTTCGAAACAGGGCTCATCCGGAAGGTTGCATCGCTGAGGCCTATATTGCAGAAGAGGCGGTTGAGTGTTTAGTTAATTTTGAAGAACCAACAGTTGGGTTACCGGGAAGGGATAAGAACAAGGAGAAATACAGACCCTTATCTGGTGCAACAATGATAAAGTCGAGCATCAAGGATTTGCACTAA
- the LOC141660212 gene encoding uncharacterized protein LOC141660212 — MSAIFVRRSDQTFMEWIHFSTYNDTNDQLARICMISWVLWNNRNNVVWHQKGLDPEELVKSATLSLNQWRIAQDKTFDNYLGFMTIVDGNEHWHLPPEGTIKVNTDAAFFAESNTYAPAMVARDHTGSLLEAKTAGKHGHIDPMMAEALSIREALSWIKFKSSRKVIVETDCLAVVQVLRCSSIHLSYLGRIISECQGFLKDLHSYDVRVNFVKRSANKVAHILARNSSSIAERSWVKGDVLPHYFHVLSDDLKIQ; from the exons ATGTCAGCTATCTTTGTCCG AAGGTCTGATCAAACTTTTATGGAATGGATCCATTTTAGTACTTACAACGACACAAATGATCAACTTGCAAGGATCTGTATGATCAGCTGGGTGCTGTGGAACAATAGAAACAACGTTGTATGGCATCAGAAAGGTTTGGATCCTGAGGAACTTGTTAAGTCAGCTACTCTATCCCTTAATCAATGGAGAATTGCTCAAGATAAAACGTTTGATAACTATCTAGGGTTTATGACCATAGTAGACGGAAATGAGCATTGGCACCTACCACCGGAGGGCACGATTAAGGTTAACACTGACGCGGCTTTTTTTGCAGAGTCTAACACTTATGCTCCTGCTATGGTTGCAAGGGATCACACAGGGAGTTTGTTGGAGGCGAAAACAGCTGGTAAGCACGGACACATTGATCCAATGATGGCAGAAGCGCTCAGTATTCGTGAAGCATTGAGCTGGATTAAATTCAAGTCCTCGAGGAAGGTAATCGTCGAAACGGATTGTCTTGCAGTGGTACAAGTGCTCAGGTGTTCTTCGATTCACCTGTCTTATTTGGGTCGCATAATCAGTGAATGCCAAGGATTTTTGAAGGATCTCCATAGCTATGATGTTAGAGTGAATTTTGTAAAGCGTTCCGCGAACAAGGTTGCTCATATTCTTGCGAGGAACTCTAGTTCTATAGCTGAACGTAGTTGGGTTAAAGGCGATGTTTTGCCTCATTATTTCCATGTCCTGtctgatgatttaaaaattcAATGA